The sequence ATATGACATAATGAGGTTTCCTTGACGGCTTCACAATGGACACATGATAATTCAAGGTGCCGCGGACGCTTCAGCTCACAGAGTACCTAATGGAGGTGATGCGTATCGTAGTCCGTCTGTTTGGGGCACTCAAGggattttttttccatcacatATTTTCACATAGCGTGCATCTACACATCTGCTTATTGTCTTTTCATGATAAACATATGTCCTTATGGAAGTTAGAGTTAGgtaacaaaaccacttagtaaGGTAGGAAAACAAAAGTGACTAGCGACTCACTTGACTAACAACACTTTcgactcacgtgactaacaACTCTATCGACTCACAACTCTAGCAACTCACGTGACTAACAACTCTATCGACTCACAACTCTAGCAACTCACGTGACTAACAACTCACGTGACTAACAACTCTTGCGACTCACAACTCTTgcgactcacgtgactaacaACTCTATcgactcacgtgactaacaACTCTAGCAACTCACGTGACACACAACTCTTTCGACTCACTCGACTAACAACTCTATCGACTCATGTGACTAACAACTCTAGCGACTCACTCGACTAACAACTCTagcgactcacgtgactaacaACTCTAGTGACTCACGTGACTAACAACTCTAGCGACTCGCGTGACTAACAACTCTATcgactcacgtgactaacaACTCTAGTGACTCACGTGACTAACAACTCTAGTGACTCACGTGACTAACAACTCTAGTGACTCACGTGACTAACAACTATCGACTCACGTGACTGGTTGACTGATAACAGTTTTAGTTTCACATGCAACATGAACTCCtggatgaaagtcctgtgttcgTTCCTTGAGCTGTTTTTACTCACCTGTGCTTCTTTGGTAACTTTATGGCTCAAAACAAACCTGCCTGTACTGAGGTGTTGCATAGTGACACACAGGAAGTTTGTGATAATTTTAGATCATCTGTGACAGTGCATATTTGCTACCCATTTTAGCTAAAAAGTTTACCAGTGATGTGTGACATCCAAATATTTGTGATGTAATGATGCATAATAATGTGTTTCGCATACTTTCTGCCAGACGATggaggatttatttttgttacaaCAGCAGGTCAGCACACAGAACAATTGTAATTTTCTGTACATGAAATACTTCTAGTCCTGGACCCTTGCTGTAGCCAGCTTTCTGAGGACTTGTCAATGTGAACATAAAGTGACTACTTCACGCAATATTGATCAAATTCCAAatttgcatttcaaaatgtcattcCGTCTGTTTATCTTTAATAATCTCTGTCTGTTCACCAAGTTCTGGAAAGCAATATGTCTCTCCAAATGTTATGTATACAGAGTTGCACATTCTGCAAGTAATATGATCAGtatctgtatttgtattcatcTCATTCACTTGCTGTCATTTTATTAACCTTGTCAAAAGTCAAACTTTAACTTCTTATGCATAtgcaaaatcaaaacatttgtgtgtgttcttgtacttttatttttttgtgaggACCAATTTGAGTGTTAGACCTTAAGAGTGAGGACATTTGATCCATTCCCTACCTCGACCAAGAGATGCTGTTTTGGGGTTAAGACTTGGTTTAATGGCTGAGGGTGATACTAAGTTTAGGTTTAGTTTAAGGTTaggataaatgtgtgtgtcctgtacacGTAGTCAACTCCTTCCAACCCAAATACAGTTCTGTTGGCAACTAATAACGTTAAGCTAATAAAGTAAAGTCTCTAATATGCATGAATTGATGCTGATGTTtaatcatcatttattttatatacttGTTCTGTCAATATGTGTTTTTTCATATTTGCAACCCATGTGTATGAGAATAAATAGATGGAGGTATTTTTTGGtcatgtataatatatgtagAGCCTTGTAACCTAAATCATGTACAATACCAGcactttacaaacacaactcaaaTCAGTAATACAGGATGGAAAAAAGGAAAGCCACCCACTATTAAATATGTCATGAAAATACTCAAATAGGCTAAAAATGAATACCTTAAAATGTACCCCACTTAAGGAAATCATTTCTCTCTGAGATataacaatcacacacacaatgtataatATTAGTAATTCAACAACTGATAGTGCTCCCACCACTCAAATTACAAGATACCTGTggcatcatttattattaaaaaccaCTAGACCTTGAAAcctatgaaataaaaaaagaaactaattAGATACAAGCTGTAACTACTACTTTATACATCTCCACAATGCTACTTGTCATTCCCGCCCTCACCTTCTCCCTATGTAGAACCATTGTCATTTCAGCCTGTccaaacaaaaattaaaaccCTGCCTCCCTTAATGCCCTTTTAGAAGAGCTTCTCATTGTTGATTTCAAAATCTGTCGCTGTTAACTGCAAAGCAGCTGCCGCAAAACCAAAGAGCAGATAGGTGCCTTGGGGGAGgtaaaagtatatttaaaaGCAGCGTTGTCCTGAGATATGAATATCCCGAGTCAGAGCATTACTCAGTGTGAGACCAGAAGAGAGCCCTCGGTCAAGGATGTGTGTCCTTGACATATAGTGCAGTCAGAATGTATTAGGTCAGTGACACATCCTTTAACTGTTGGATGTGTACTGCAATATGTACAATTTGAAATCAAACAAGATTATTTTGGTTAAAAAGTGTGAACTGTCAGCTTTCATTTTAAGTTTTTGCATCTGGTTACTGACATCGACAGgcaaaaacattcaaactcTTTGGCTATGGATAATCTTTGATTGCTTTGCCTGTATTTGAGGATTGTTGTACAACTGCATTGTTATATAATTGTAGGACTACTAAAAAAAGGTTGTTCAAACAAATTAGCTTATTGAGGGTACTTATAGTGATAAGTACCCTCAAGAAGctaatttgtcatttgttacatttatatGAATTGTAAAGGTTATGGTTTCCATTGATCCAGatgaaaatatatgtatatccaAACCAGCTCAATGCTGGTTCCATCAAGAGTGACACACCTTTTTTAAAGGCACAGCTCAacctaaaatgaaaaaaaagatgtttttcttcttacctgtagtgctatttatgattttttttgtttgagttgCTTAGTTTTGGTGATATCGGCAGTacagatgtctgccttctctccaatataatggAACAAGATAGCACTCGCCTTGAACCGCAATGTTCTTTCCAGAAATCAACACCCAGTTACTCAAGATAATGtacagaccttgttgtgagcaaTTACATGGAGGAACTATTTTCATTCCACCAAACTACACCCGCACAGAAACATGCATCCATACCCGCACGTCACAGCTAAGCGATGATATTAATGTTTAAATCTCACAAGGTGGATTTTCTGCAACCAGGATTTCTGGAAAAAGAAATTGATCttgagtttttcaaatgtatttgtgggGTGGCCATTTGAGCAAGTGCCATcttgttatattatattcaacAGAAGGCAGACATTTCTAAGGCCGATATCACCAGCACATGACAACTCTCCACCAAACCAATCTAGATTGATGAATAGAACTACGTTTAAGAGGAAAATGTTaatcaaaatgtatgtttaaaaacCTTCCCTGTACAATCAACATGGGGGTCATAGGGGTCTTGCAAATTGTGCCAAATGTCCAAAACTGAATGTTGAGGGCTGGTGCTTATCCTGAGAAAACAGTACTTTCATATGATCCTCTAAAACGTATTGACTCCTTGTTGGCTTTGTGAGTATTAGTATGTTTGAGGAGAGCAACATCACTTTTTTAGAAACGAGCATTGTGACCCATGATTAAAGGAAGACTAAAATGTGGTATGCAAAGGATAGATTGTGATTCTTGCTATGGCTGCGTTAACAATAAGTACCAGTATTGAAGGGAGAATAACCCAAATTATTATCGCAGAAAGAATTTTCCAAAAGTCGATATTTTTCAGAAAGCTTTAATGATGTTCTTCTGAAgatcattcttttatttaaagcaCCTGAGAGCATTtcagatatatttttttcatgtgCTTCTGGTACTATTTAACAATAAGCTTTGAAAAATCTTTCACTCACTAAATCTGTTGTAAAAGTTGTAAATCCTTTTTACTTCACAGAAGAAACTGCATGTTTTACTTATCTTTACTTATCTAAGGCTTGTCTGCATATAACTTCTAAAAATGTGACTTCAGTAAAATCCTTAAATTGccctctttcttttgtcttaTATTCTCTTATAGGTCCATTGCTGTGTTATGGAAGACTGAAacacctcctctttcctcttctccttctcttgcGGGCTCCTCTGTTGTTCAGCTTTGGTGAACGCACCTGTCCCAATAGTTGCCGATGTGAGGGGAAAACAATCCATTGTGATTCAGCTGGCTTCTTAGATGTCCCAGAAAACATCTCGGTAGGCTGCCAAGGCCTCTCCCTGCGCTACAATGAACTGCACACCCTGCTGCCATATCAATTTGCTCACCTCGGCCAGCTTCTCTGGATATATTTGGACCATAATAAGATTTCAGCTGTTGACAGTCGAGCATTCCAGGGGGTCCGCAGGCTTAAAGAGCTGATACTGAGCTCCAACAGAATCACATCCCTGCACAACTCAACATTCCATGGAATTCCCAATCTCCGCAGTCTGGACTTGTCCTACAACAAATTAGAAATTCTGCAGCCAGGTCAATTCCATGGCTTGCGAAAATTACAAAACCTACACCTACGCTCAAATGGTCTCTCCAACATCCCAATCCGAGCATTCCTGGAGTGCCGAAGTTTGGAGTTTCTGGATTTGGGCTACAATCGAATCAAGGCTCTTACCCGTACCACCTTTTTGGGGCTGCAGAAGCTGATGGAGTTGCATCTGGAGCACAACCAGTTCTCACGgatcaacttttttttgtttccacgaTTAGCCAACCTAAGATCACTCTATCTGCAGTGGAACCGCATTAGGGTGGTCAACCAGGGCCTTCCATGGACTTGGTATACACTGCAGAAACTTGATCTGTCTGGAAATGAAATCCAGATCCTAGACCCAGCTGTGTTTCACTGCTTGCCCAACCTTCAAGTCCTCAACCTGGAATCCAACAAACTGTCTAATGTGTCTCAGGAGGCAGTGTCAGCATGGATCTCACTGACCTCCATCAGCCTAGCAGGGAACATGTGGGATTGTGGAACTGGCATATGCCCACTTGTGGCTTGGTTGAGGAATTTCCGTGGTAGTAAAGACACCACGATGATATGCAGCAGCCCAAAGTATCTCCAGGGAGAAAAAATTATGGAAGCCACAAGGAACCATGGTATCTGTGAGGAAACTGATTATGTTCTGACTGAAACACCTTCACCAATGTCAGATCTCATTTCTGAAGCCACTGGTGAACCAACCTTTGCCCCTACTAGCGGCTCTCCACCTATGCCACCAGCCAGCACCTTTGGTCCTGTCCCACCATTTAGACCTCGACCAATTCCTCATCCTACCCTTCCAGGGTATATGAGCAAAGACCCCAAAAACTCAGTTACTCACACTCTACCCACTCCTATACCACCCCCAGAGATGGAGCACATGACTCTGCACAAAGTGGTGGTGGGCAGCGTGGCACTCTTCTTCACCATGTCCCTAATCTTGACAATTATCTACGTGTTCTGGCGGCGCTATCCAGGTGCAACCAGGTTGCTGCAGCAGCGATCCATGGTGGGGCGGAAGCGTCGCAAAAAGAGTCCAGAGCCAGAGCAGAACCTGAGCTCCCAACTCCAAGAGTATTACATGAGCTACAACCCTGCTGCCACACCAGAGGCATTGGAGGTGCTAGGCAATGGCACTGGTTCCTGCACATGCACAATTTCTGGCTCCAGGGAGTGTGAGGTATGATTCATCGCCTCAgccctaaaaataaaaactcaaaatCAAAATACAAGGCTCAACAGAGAGGTAAATCCTTTATCAAGTATGCCCTGTAAAAAGAAACTGTTGATTCACAGTTAAGCATATTTGACTCTTCACTCATAACACAATTGACTTCAAATGTTAGATGTGTCCAATTATTTAGGTTTAACTTTTAAAAACCTTAAAgtggaaaacagaaaataactaATCTGATCCAGGGAAAGCAATCTACAACATGGGTTCAGAGGGCCACTGTTTAACATTAACGCAGTACTCAATTGTTGTGTTCTCTGAGGTTAATTGTGTGTGGCTTTAACATGGTTTTCATCTTTGTATCAAATTGTTATTCTGAAGCTACTCTTTTTCAAATGTTCTTTGAGGTATGTTGACTTCAAGGGACCATGAATAATTGGACGCTGTCTAACTATTTTGACACTGCATCAGCATGGCATGGCAGAAGCCGTGTGCTTGtaccatatgtgtgtgtgtgtgtgtgtgtgtgtgtgtgtgtgtgtgtgtggggtggggagTTTCGAGGGGGGTCTACAGACCTTAGATTATctggaaatgtgtatttaatataCCAATACAAACCTGTGGATGTGAACTGTAAATGCCCTTCATGTTTCCCTGAGCTGTGTGGTGAGATTTATGGTAATCTGCACAGAGGAGAGGCACTACGGTAATCCCAAAGTGTATGATATGTCTTGAATGTGGATCACTCCGCTATGATAAGGAGCATATTTATAAACCAGGGTAATTACAGTCACTCGCCTCGTCTTTATCCCAGGAGGCATGGTTTGGGTGCACGCCTATGACAGTTAATGGGTGCTACAGGGTGCTTCCTTGTGATTAGTATTTAAGGAATACCCTATGCTGTAAAATATAGTAATACTACTAAAATCCTACATATTGTTCGAGCCACATTTATATTGTTACTGTTTCtgtgaatgagaaaaaaaatactctgtatttattattgtcattatcttTTATCCAGCTTTACTGCATAGGGAGGGCCAAATGGATACAAAGCATGTCAACCCACTTTGTAGAAGTCATACATCTCTTGATATTGACAATGGAGCAGATACAGCTTTTATCTTTTTGCATCGACTAACAATCTTCTCAAGCTCATACTTGCAATTACGGCAATTCCTGCTTGTGTACTGTGTTCAGAAGAAAAGCTTGACAGCTACAACAAAGTGGGTTTATTTCTTACTTTCTTATGTTCAGCTGGAACATTTGGAGCTATAGAGGAACTGTAGTGATTGCGCTGGATTATGGTGTTATGTTGCGCATAAGCAATTTTGAAAAGGCAATGGCAAAGAACATTATTGCGAGACCAAATTGATTCCGGTTTTATTCCGCCTGACTTGTGATGCCTATCTCCATGGCAGGGTGGGGAAGTTTCCATTTTTCATGTTAGCTGAGGAACACTCAATTTTGTGACAAAAGATGAGCCACAGCGTGGTTCAACACATAACTTTCAATTTGTGCTGAGTATGAACAGTAGCTTCAATGCTCTATTGTCCGGCCATATTTAGCAAATCACACATTGACCTCCTAACATGATCTCCATGGCATGCGTCTCATGGCAATACAGCATTGGCAGAAGTAATGATGTAGAAGAACGCTGTGTGCCTCTCTGAATTCAAAGTGAACCAATTCTATCCTACAATCCTTCTGGGGACGACCTCAAACGGGACAGAAAATTGATATTGTGATTATCTACGTTCCAAATGAGTCAGTAGCATACAAGTTAGCTGCTTTGTCGAatggggagagaaagaaaaaaacaccttttgatgtatttttaacgagaaataaatacattctcatGTTTAGGTATAATCATTTTGAAGCTGCCATGCtctaatatgaatataatatagtatgtcataagCAAATTCCCAACATGACGGATTTATTTCGGGCACGGCTGCAAC is a genomic window of Cyclopterus lumpus isolate fCycLum1 chromosome 12, fCycLum1.pri, whole genome shotgun sequence containing:
- the lrrtm4l1 gene encoding leucine-rich repeat transmembrane neuronal protein 4 is translated as MGPLLCYGRLKHLLFPLLLLLRAPLLFSFGERTCPNSCRCEGKTIHCDSAGFLDVPENISVGCQGLSLRYNELHTLLPYQFAHLGQLLWIYLDHNKISAVDSRAFQGVRRLKELILSSNRITSLHNSTFHGIPNLRSLDLSYNKLEILQPGQFHGLRKLQNLHLRSNGLSNIPIRAFLECRSLEFLDLGYNRIKALTRTTFLGLQKLMELHLEHNQFSRINFFLFPRLANLRSLYLQWNRIRVVNQGLPWTWYTLQKLDLSGNEIQILDPAVFHCLPNLQVLNLESNKLSNVSQEAVSAWISLTSISLAGNMWDCGTGICPLVAWLRNFRGSKDTTMICSSPKYLQGEKIMEATRNHGICEETDYVLTETPSPMSDLISEATGEPTFAPTSGSPPMPPASTFGPVPPFRPRPIPHPTLPGYMSKDPKNSVTHTLPTPIPPPEMEHMTLHKVVVGSVALFFTMSLILTIIYVFWRRYPGATRLLQQRSMVGRKRRKKSPEPEQNLSSQLQEYYMSYNPAATPEALEVLGNGTGSCTCTISGSRECENELHVPRPHTWCLAGRCADHP